The window CGACGATCCAAATCCAAACCTCTCCTCGTGACGCCTCCTCCCCACCCTGTTTTGTGTATTGCAGGTTGACTAATTAAGCCCCTGCAACCTTGTAAGCTCGTGACCAGTGACTCCCACCATTACTGACTCGGCAATGTAAAAGCTTGCCACAAATTTGGTGGAACAGCTCTCTCAATAGTTTGATTTCATTTTAGTCAAGTAAATTCTCCAAATAAACGCATCTTAAATCTATAATTCACCATCAGAAGCTGTAACTCTACCTGTTTCCTTTGGCAAATTCGCCTACGTTAGTGGTGGAGTGGAAGTAGAAGGAAGGAACAGTTACGACCTGCAAAAAAAGGGTGGCGATGATTGGACACTTATTTTGTTGGACGGATGTAATTAAATTGTGGGCTAGCTGTCACGCTGTACGGCATGAGCCAGTGACGACAGAGGTGGCGGCACTGTCGCAGGGCGCAGAGTGGGTGGGTGGCCGGCGGCGAGCCTGCCGGAGGCAACAGGCGCAACCAGAGCAGGCGACAGAGCGGGATGGGGGGTTTTGGCTGCTTCTTGGTCGTTAGGAACACTGCGCTCGGATCATTTGTTGTTGGATTGTTGCGCCATTCATTCCGCTGCCGCTGTTGGCCATGTGGGGGCTCGCTGCCCTTCTGCTTGCCCTTTCTCCGTGTCATCATTTCCCTTCTCAACCTGTGACAAATCCTAAACACACAGGAGAGGAGGTAGATAGACAACTGGAATATAGTGACTTTCTTTAAAGATccggagaaagaaaaaaaaaaagaaaatggagaTCTCGTCAATGGCATTCGTTATCtgttaataaacatgcaaaggtTCAGGGTTTTGTACTTTTGTTGCCCACGTTGTGGCATGTCTCTCCGTTGGCTAGTCAAGACACTCTTTAAGATGGACAAACTCTGAGTTAACTATATACTCGTCGGACTTCAATCGCTTGTTTATGAAACCAAATTTTCAATACAAATAGCACTGTCCAATTATCTTCCTGTGAACCCCTTTGTCCTGCTCCTCCATCATCTTGGATCCTATGGGTCTTATCGATTCACCTTGCGTCCTATCCATTCTATGATCACTTATGTCCCAAAGTTATGATATAGCGATATGATATTTAAGTTATCACCTAAACGTTCACGATCAGATCCCTAGATATgatgaatttataaaataaaattcttcAAATGAGGTGCGCAACCAAAGGATACTGGGCTTCTTGGCTGTCCGCTGCGAGCGCTTTCCGATTTGTTCTGGTGATCGGTGAAAAAATTTCGTAGGATTGGACCAATCATCGTAGGACTAGTTAATGAAACTAACTGACTTTATCATTATAAAGTcacttataataaaattatagtaTTTAGGGTAgaaaaaacataataaaaaagATATAGAAAAGAAGGAAACTCCTTCGCATTGAAAATCTTATAGTTTgaggattgatttatattggaTTACAgccaataaattttattaatatgttaAGATATGGATACAAATAGTTAAGAATATTTATATCAGTTTCtctataaaatatttaaaatttaagataaattatttaatttattaaatttagataattatttttcacGACACACTATATCAactactttaaaatttttatttatctttattttttactctcttttactttttattatttttctctccctaAGTAATatctagtttttatttttcaatctattttattaaataatatttaaatttagataataAATATGATAGTTGATGTAAAAAATttgtatatataaaatataaaaattaaagtaaactttATGTTTAGGGAAGGAGCACAGTGAGTCTTGCATTTTGAATCACATGCCAGAATCAAAACCCTCAGTGATGAGTAGAAGAAAAGGGGCTGAAACAGACGCTCATATGATGGGGGGAGAGCAGCCTTTTGCTCAAAAGACAAGCTCTAAGCTTCTCTTCTCATGTGTCTCTGGTCCATGATTAATTGCATGTGGAAGGCAGGCAGGCCAGTCCAAGCCAAGCCAAAGCCAAAGCCAAAGCCAAACCCTATAATCTCCCTCTCCCTCACTGTTAATAAAGAGAAATTAACAGTACGTAATTAAGTGCATGTGACTCCATCCAAAGTCCATAGTTACTTTAGGGATTAAAATAAAGTTCCACTGCTGCTATTGCTGTTGGAAGATGAACTTTGGATTTGATCATCTCAAAAGGTGTGAGCAATTAATCATGGGATGGGATGCGTATCCCGTTTGCTAATCCTATGCACTGGATTGGCTTGTGCTCTCAAGGGGCGTAAACCACTGCACACTCACCTTGCTTCATCATAACACACCTTCAAATGATGAGGCTAACTAGATAGGGTTACTTCACtgttctttatttatatatatatccattAATGTGGTTATCCAGGGAAGAAGAACTTTCTTTGTACTCACATGTCCTACGGAAATAAGAGAGACCCCAATTATTTGTATCTTGTCGTTTTGCAAGTAGAGATGTGAAGGAATATTACTGTATTTGTCTGGGCATATCTATGACGATCTTGGCTCTGCTCCTATATTTGAATATTTACTTCGTACATATTTCATAGTCTAATTTGGTGGATAATGATCAACCAGATCAAACTAAGAAGAATCCTCAATAATGTCTCTTTATTTGCTTCAGTTGATTAAAGATTAATATATCACTGTATCGTTTCATTGTTCTAAAATGTTAGAATTGATGAAATACACACCTTCAAGCTTATTGTTCTTTCTTGTTTCGTAGAGAATTAAGTTATGATGCATTCTGTTGGACCATGAACATACCTCAAGTACTCTTGTTTTTtgtaacaaaaatttaaaatgtatggatTTCAATACCTCATTATGTCACTTGTTAAAATCGAATAGGCGACAATTGACTATCATAGAAGCTTATTGAATGCTATTGATGCATCATCACCTCTTGTATGCTATTATTGGAGATGAGATAATGTACCAATTATTATGGCGTAAATGTATGCCTCCTTCTCTATCTCTCTGTAAACTTTAAACTTGTACTCATCTTCTAGTGGCATTTTATATCTTTGAGTCAATGGTTGCGGCTTCGAAGATCCTAACCCAATTATTTGAGTACTCTCCACATTCATTAGTCACACTTGTCCATTAGCTTATATATATGCTTATAGTTTGAGTTTGCAATAATTCTCTCACATATTATGAAAGCCAATGCGCCTAGGGCGGTAAATAAGTTAAGCCGACTTAAGCTTTATGgtattcaagtttatttgataagatCATTAAGTCAAACTAAACTGAGCCAAGTTTTATGACatcaagtttatttgataagataataatTAAGTCAATCAAAGCTGAACCTAAAATGAACAAAGCtattaaatgattttcaaatttgatttagatttttttatgagcttagtttttttatgagcttgagcttagtTCAAGTTTGGCTTACGCTTAGTTTAAGCTTGATTCAAGCTCGGCTTGAACTTGATTCATTAGATATTATCGGGCTCTTAATTCGAACTTGTttgattaattgaaatatttactttttaaatttgtttgattgattattgagtttgataatacaaatttatttgtTGGTTTTGAAACTTTTTTATGTTTATTTAGAATTGtaataagagttttattgattaatatgattcataaatattgttcatgaacattattcaTGACGTTATTAATAAACATTAATTATTTGAACACATATatatgttcaaacttatttatttagtttgaCAAGTTATTCAAacttgttcatttaattaattttatgtatattgaataaatataaataaacttttatttcaATACCAAATTTGTTTATAAACGTTCAATTTATTTACCATCCTTTTATGTGCTATCTTTTCGAATAACTTTGTGATCACAAAAGTAACATCTTTAGAAAATTAGTGTGGTAATACAATTGAAAATTACAATAGTAATGATAATAACATTTACGAATGTTCAATttattattcatgaatattattcacgaacgttattAATAAACATTAATGatttgaacacatatatgttcaaacttgtttgtttaatttaacaAGTTATTCAAacttgttcatttaattaattttatgtatattaaataaacataaataaacttttatttcaATACCAAATTTATTCATAAACGTTCAATTTATTTACCATCCTTTTATGCACTATCTTTTCGAACAACTTTGTGATCACAAAAGTAACATCTTTAGAAAATTAGTGTGGTAATACAATTGAAAATTACAATAGTAATGATAATAACATTTGCACTCTGAGTAGTTTtaataaatgataaaataaaataaaaaatcactaAAAATAGAGCTTCCCTAGAACTCTTTTAATAATCTATATAACATTGACAAAAGGTAGCCAAGAAGCTGGGATATAATTTtttcacaaaataaaataataaaaaacaatataattttttttttgtagtattAAAAGTAGTTttctgatttttaaaattttattttatttatttttttaaatattcatcCTGTTTGACTTATGGACCAAGTCAGGCTCTACGTTGCGCTGTCCATTTCTCCAAGGACGGCCCGGTCCAATTTACGCATCCAGTAGAAATTCCCCTGGTTCAactgattatttttatttatttatttatttttttcgggTTGTTTAAAAGTTCAACGCTTAAAACAAATAAAATGATTCAACATCTTGCAATTGTATTTAAAATAATGATCCAATTCTTCTTCGATATCCTTTTCACAATTCTCTGGCAGTGTATATGTtctttaaaatattatataaaatttaCTTAAAGAACAAGAAACCAACGTAAGCTtgcaaaaagtttttttttttctcaggGAGATCTTTTCTTCCGCCTATTAATTATCAAAGTCAATTCATAGAAAAATCTCAGTTTGCCCTATACTTTTATCACATTTTTAAAATGATCTTATAATTTTGCTATCATAAATATTATGCATTCATTCCTCTGTTATTGTCGAGAAGGGAGGGGAAGAAATAATTAGAATAAAATGTGAGAGTATGAtgcattttcttttgaaaataaaaatggtGAAAGGCTTTCGATGTGGCTCTGTAATTGATGGAGTCCAAGAACGTATTGGCCGCGGTGGTCGCCGCCTTGGCGATGATCCTCGCCATCGCCTTGTGGCTTCTGATGCGCTACGTCGTCCTCAATCGAAGGCGGTCGTCGGATCTCCGGCGAGTGGCCAGCGAGGGCAGGGAGCTCCGGTTCCAGTATAGCTTCTTCCGGCGAGTCGCGGGGCTGCCCACCAAGTACTCGCTGAGGGACCTCGACAGGGCCACCGACAACTTCCGGTGGATGCTGGGCCGCGGCGCCTCGGGGGCGGTCTTCAAGGGGGTCCTCGATGACGGCACGCCGGTGGCGGTGAAGCGCATCGAGGGGGCAGAGTACGGTGAGAAGCAGTTCAAGGCGGAGATCGCGGCCGTCGCCAGCGTGCAGCACGTGCACCTCGTGCGCCTCCTCGGCTACTGCCACGTGAACGGGGGCGGCGGCGGGGGGCCCTGCTTCCTcgtctacgactacatcgagaaCGGCTCTCTGGACGAGTGGATATTCCCGTCACCGAAGCGGCAAAGGGGGCTGACGTGGCCGCTGAGGTACAGGGTGGCGGTGGACGTGGCGCGGGCGCTGGCGTACCTGCACCACGACTGCCGCGCGCGGGTGCTGCACTTGGACATTAAGCCGGAGAATATTCTGTTAGACGACGAATTCCGGGCGGTGGTTGCGGATTTCGGGCTGTCGAAGCTGATGAACAGGGACCAGAGCCGGATCGTGGCCAGCATGAGGGGGACAAAGGGGTACCTGGCGCCAGAGTGGCTTCTCGGCACCGGAATCTCCGAGAAGTCCGACGTGTACAGCTACGGCATGGTGCTGCTGGAGCTGGTCGGTGGCCGCCGGAACGTTAGACTGGTGGAGGTATTCAATTCTGAGAAAATTTCATTCCacatccaaatatatatatatatatatatatatatatacacacatatatACGGCGATGGAGGGAGGCCTACCTGGCACATGGTCAATTGCCAGGATGAAGGTCAAAGTTAAGATGATCAACGCCCGGGTGCCAAAGGATTGAACGGAGGACAATGACAATGGATGGTCGGACAATCAGGTCTTGACCGGCGGGAGACAGGTTCTAGCAGACCTCCCGTCTAGCTCGGGTGATACGTAAGATAACCGACGCTCAATATGGAGTACCACAACGTCGGCGGGGACTAGATAGCTGGTCCGAACGGGGGAGGATAGATTACTACACAGTCATCGCACGGGAGAGCAACGGGACCACTGTAGTATctctatatccttttgggagatagtgctgcTAACATGAGGCATGATCGACATGCAGAGCGTACAGCAAAAGCTTCTACTATCTCGTCacggatatgcatgccctgttaaggtatgttatcagaggtactttcctgataggtcctttcataggacatatcGGAGAGTGTGCTCATGTCTCGAGAAACGTGCATATCGTCCACCAGTGATGTATATAAAGGGGGGCCATCACTAGCGGAGGTATGAGTTATCTACTATTTGCGCATAGTTCTACAGTTGCTTCACTTTTCTTCACATTCCGAtagctgacttgagcgttgaagggtcaatgccggggaccccttccctagtccAGCATTGACATTACTTGTTTTGCAGAGCGGAGCGAAATCTTCAGTCGGTCAATGAAGccaccacatccccagctttccacctTCCCGTATTTAGAGAGGATCATTTTGACACCATTTGTGGGAACGCAACCTGCATCCGAaggagaagatggaagacgctggacgatTTACAACGGTAACGCTGATGCAAGAAGAGCTCGACACGCTGGTACAAGCCCGAACAGCTAGCCAAGATAatagagcaacaacaacaacaggcgcTGGTCGAACGCCAAGCACAGGAGCCCGCAGTATCAGCCGTTGTCGATTAGCTGGACATGGTGACCGAGTGGACCGAGTATTCGCTCGGGGTAATAGCAAGAAGTCGACTGACACATATGGGGAAGCGCCCAATACACCTATCCCCTTTCATTGAACACTATTCAAGACCCCATTGGAGGAATGGGGCTGAGCGGACAAGGACTAGAGGTCTTTTTCAGACGATGCGCCCGTTCGGGACGCAAGGAAAGGGAAAGCACCTAGGGAGGATGACTCGCCTGAGCGACTCAATCAGCAGTTTTCAGAGAAGATTCTAAACGACCCTATGCCAAGACACTACACTCCATTAACGATCGGAGAGTATAACAGAACCACCAACGCATACTATCACTTGGCCAAATTTGACAATACGGCCACACTTCATTAGTACATCGACGAAGTTAAATATTGGGTTTTCCTCACCATTATCTCTGGATAGGTACAATGTTGGTTCaggagattgccggacggatcaatccatagcttcaaggacttccgggcGACATTCCTTCACCACTTCTCCAGTAGCCGCTGCCACTAGAAGACGAGCATGAATTTGTTCTTGCTAAAGCAAGGGTCCAGAGAAGCATTGAGGgcatacatccaacgcttcaattaGATGACCATGGACATCCCAGCGGTCTCCTCAAACGtgttggtgaacgccttcacccaaaGGCTCACCGAATgagagttcttccgatcgctcatcaggaagccgtcGAGGGACTTCGGCCACTTGCAAAAGAAAGCCACCAaatatatcaatgtggaagaagctcatacGGCAAGGAGGAGAGAGACGCTCGCCGAGCCTGTAGGAGCGTCTAAACGGTGGTAGCAGAGCAGCCATCAACCCCCTAAGGGGCCTCGATTGGGAGGAGCCCAGCCACACCATGAGCTCAGGACgcatgtcgtgcagcatgtgACAACCGATCACCTAAAGGCTATAAAGGGTAAAATATGGACGTTGATGTTTGTTCCTTCCATCAGTCGGTGACACACAATACACAGGACTGCTACGACCTGACGTCGATAGCCAGCAGGCCTGCCTCGAGGGGGTATCGCCGTCGGTCGCCATCTCTTGAGCGGAGACACAAGCGTCGATCAGCCAGGcgaagggaagaagaaaggacaACAATCGAGTCACGCCATCATCAACCCCAGCGAGGGAACAACCCAAGTCCTGCTAGAGCACCTGCCGAACGGAGCAGGTCTTCAgctcgagaggaggagaataggagCAATGTCCATAGGGGAGAAATAGGAATGATCGCCGGAGGGTCAACCAGcggtgattccaaccgagcaaggaagtcgcACACTCGGCGACTTGAAATCCACACTGTTGGCTACAGCAAGGAGAGGGTCGAAGGACCCGAGATTAGCTTAGGCCCGAGGgacctagagggagtggagatctctCATGACGATGTGTTGATCATCCGAGCAGTAATCGCTAACTACGTTATTCACTAAACTTTTGTTGACACAGAGAGCTCggtgaatatcatattcaagaagacgTTTGATCAGCTGTAAATCGATCAGAGCGATTTACTACTCATGACGACTCCACTCTACAGATTCACTGGAAACAAAGTGCTGCAGATCGGCCAAGTTCGCCTGGCAGTCTCGCTCGGGGAGGAGCCGCTAAAGAGGACAAGGATCActaatttcattgtggtggacgtgtcgtcggcctacaatgtcatattggccCAACCagccctcaacgagttccgagcggtggtgtccaccttttgccagaagatcaaattcctcgTGGACTACAAGGTGGGCGAAGTCAAGGGTGACCAGTTGGCCGCTCGACGATGCTATATCGAGATGATCAAATCAGAAGCAAGGGCCGCTCGAAAAAACCCTCGCTTGGAGGTGAACGCGAACACAGAGAGACCTCCTACGCTGATCTATGacgaaaaggaggaggttcagatccaccccaGCTGGTTAGAGGCAACCACCTTCGTCGCCGTCAATCTGGAATGCGAGAAGAAGGTATAGTTGGTCGCCTACCTCAAACAAAATCATGACATATTCTCCTGGTCAACACATGAGCTTCCCGGTATCTTATCTAgcgtggctcagcacgagctttACGTCCAATCAGGCACTCGACCggtgaagcaaaagaaaagagacttcAGCGCGAAGCACAACCTGATCAtccgggcagagatagagaaattACTGGAGGTCGGACACATCGGGAAGTTCAATTCATGAGCTGACTCGCTAATAGTGTGTTGGtttccaagccaggcaacaaatagaaggtctgcatcgacttccgtgacttgaacaaggcgtgcccaaaggacttttacCTACTGCCAaagatcgatcagatggtggattctaCAGTAGGccgcgagctgatctgcatgctcgacgcgtaCCAAGGGTATCACCAGGTGCCACTTGCtcgggaggatcaagagaagatcAGCTTTATCACGACCGATGGAATGTATTGCTCATAACATGATGTTGTTCGAATTGAAGAATGTCGACGCCACTTACTAGAGGCTAATGAATAAAGTGTATCATCGACAGATCGAccataacatggaggtatatgttgatgacatattaataaaatccctccaagCTGCTGATCTTTGTGCAGATATTGAAGAAACATGCCGAACCTTAAGGGTATACGGGATAAAGCTGAACCCAAACAAATGTTTGTTCGACGCGAAAAGTGGCCGCTTCCTCAGATGCATCGTTACCGAATGGGGCATCAAGGTGAATCCGAGCAAGGCGAAGGCACTACAAGGCATGCCTCCACCCCGTAGCTTGAAGGAGGTCCAACGGCTAACTGGACGGATCATCACACtatcaaggttcatctccaagtcatccgaccggaGTCATCCGTTCTTCAAGGTGCTGCGTCGAGCGACGAAATTCTAATGGGACACAGAGTGTGACAAGACACTGGAAGAGCTCAAGGAATACCTTAACTCCTTGCCTGTGTTAGCTAAGTCAATCACTGGTGAGCCGCTCTGGATCTACCTGTCGTCCACCGAGTATGCGGTTGGCTCAACATTAGTTAGGCAGAACAACCACAAACAACATCCCGTGTATTTtttgagccatatattgaaagatacaGAATCCTGCTACACCTGTCTTAAAAAGTTAGCTTATGCGTTGGTGTAGCCGCTCGGAGACTCCGCCCGTACTTCCTAGCGCATCCGATCGTCGTGATGACCAACAGTGCCCTAGAAGAGTCcttctcaacccagaggcatccagCCGACTAATCAAGTGGACAACCGAGCTGAGTGAATtcgacatacaatatcagcccTGAACGGCGATCAAAGCTCAGGTCTTGGCTGATTTTGTCACAGAGGTCCAGAACGCCGAGTCGGaagcaacttggagaatatatgtcgaCAGTTCTTCTACCCGTCAAGGAAGCGAGATCGGCATACTACTAATTTCACCGCGAGAAGATCAGGTGCAACTTTCCTTTCGACTGGATTGTCGGGCCACTAATAACGAAGCTGAATATAAAGCATTGATAGCCAGCTTACAGGCAGCGAGGCATGTCAGAGCCATAAAAGTCCTCATTTACTCAGACTCTCAATTGATCACTCAGCAGCTATCAAggacgttcgagataagcaacTCCCGACTCAAGCTATATGCAAAAGTCTTcgagaatttgaaattgaatttccaAGAAGTCTTGATACATAAGATTCCCTGGGTAGAGAATCAGGCCGTGGATGAGTTGACTAAGTTAGCTAGTTTATTGTCGTCGATCGTGATAGAGCAGCCGAACGAGCAAGTCTTATTCGTGGCGTATATCGACAGGATGGAAGGGATAACTTTTCTAAGTGACTAGAGGATGACACTGATAGAGTTCCTCCGATCGGGTGTCACACCTTCCGATCAGGAAGAGGCTCGTTTATTGAAAAGAGGGccgaacggttcaccttggtcgGGGATCAGCTGTATAAGAGACCTTTCTCTAGCACCTTGGTCAGGAATCTGCTATATAAGAAAGCATTCTCCATGCCCCTGCTTAGGAAGTGCACCAAGCCTCCTATGGAAGCCATCCGGGCGACTGTTTGCTGGTTCGAAAGATTCTTCTAGtcagatatttttggcccactctccaaaaggatgccgctcggacagtagccACATGCCTTCCCTACTAGAAGTATCACAATATCTCACACCGACACACTGAGAAGATGAAGGCATCCATAGTGTTTTTCTTGTTcaaccaatggggtatggacatcgtgagaccatttccaatggcgatCGGTCAACGAAGATTCTTCCCCGTCACGGTGGAttatttctcaaagtgggtggaggctaAGTCACTAGCTAAAATAAGTGAGCAGATGGTTATCAAATTCATTTAGCAAAACATcctatgtcggttcggcatcccctgCCGTCTCGTCTCAGAtaaccgggggggggggggggcagttCGCTGATCGgaggctcagggagtggtgcAAAGGCTATGGCATCTAGCAGGCCTTCACCTCATTGGCCTATCCCTAAAGCAACGGCCAGACGAAAGTCACCAACTGGGAGATCCTCAGAGGCCCACGAGCTCGACTCGACAACGCAGGGGGCTGTTAAGTCGATGAACTCCCTTGTGTCCTGTGGGCCCCTCGCACGACACCAAAAGAAGCAGCCGGCGTAACACCATTTCATCTAATATACGGTGGTGAAGCATTGGTCCCAGTGGAAATCGGAGTAGAGTTCGATCGGGTATAACTCTACGACTAGGGGAACGCTGAGCAGAGTctaatggagctcgacttggtagaCGAAGCGTGAGATAAAGCTGccattcggctgatggcgtaccagcagtggatgaaacagaactacaatcgAAGTGTGATTCTAAGGTCTTTCTAGGTCGGCGATATGGTGTGGAAGAGAATAAAGCTGGTCGGCGATGCCACCAAATTTGAAGCACAATGTGTGGGACcttacaagatcatgaagaaacTCCGCCcaggagcctactacttggaggacaaAGATGGAAGACGGCTCGAGTAGCCATGCAGTGCGAATTATCTCTAACCCTATAGGGTCGGGTGAGATGTGCATGAGTAAATATAGATGTACTTGTATAAGTGTATATGTGCTTTCCAGATGTAGGACAAGCATGAATAAAAACGTA is drawn from Zingiber officinale cultivar Zhangliang chromosome 1B, Zo_v1.1, whole genome shotgun sequence and contains these coding sequences:
- the LOC122044409 gene encoding probable receptor-like protein kinase At5g20050, encoding MESKNVLAAVVAALAMILAIALWLLMRYVVLNRRRSSDLRRVASEGRELRFQYSFFRRVAGLPTKYSLRDLDRATDNFRWMLGRGASGAVFKGVLDDGTPVAVKRIEGAEYGEKQFKAEIAAVASVQHVHLVRLLGYCHVNGGGGGGPCFLVYDYIENGSLDEWIFPSPKRQRGLTWPLRYRVAVDVARALAYLHHDCRARVLHLDIKPENILLDDEFRAVVADFGLSKLMNRDQSRIVASMRGTKGYLAPEWLLGTGISEKSDVYSYGMVLLELVGGRRNVRLVEDGGGEGRGKQSKWSYFPKTVMEKVREGRLMEVVDERLQMAADQKQVTTMVHVALWCIQERAELRPTMTAVVEMLEGKIAAAAPPPETDMLVVDLLSIMDDNGQFSTTSGGNISANEATSAAVHGGKNVAFASSSTNSFAMSYLSGR